TCATCAGAAATGAAATTATTTAAGTCTGGTTGCCAAATATTCCAATTACCTTCGATGTTTCAACTTTCGAGGAATGCTCAATAGGCTCATGTGACTGGTAATGAACAATGTGTGTGGAAGAGTATACAGACTGCTGATCATCTTGCCCGTTGACACCATGATCAATATCATCAGAAACTGCTCTAGATATAGCTGATGATGCAGCCGTGGTACGTTGTCTGCAAAGCGATAAACTTGTAGGGTGCTTTCGCTCTAAATGTTTTCTCAGGTTAGTCACAGACGTCGTGAAACGTAAAGTTCGATCGCAAATACCGCACTGTGCAAATTTGTTAGCGCCATCACTTTTTTGTACAGTAAAAAATCCCCACAAATATGACTTTCTTCTTTTTTCGTGCATTGGTAACGTCCACACGCCACTACACAAAACTGAATGCAATATTTCTATTTTTGTCCGTAACACAATACATCGCACTTGCATAAAATACACAGGACTGCAGTCAACGCACAACACACTTGGGCTGTGAACAAGTCACAGCGTCTGCGTAGTTACATTGATGTAGTAACATTGATGTTACAGTGTAATCATGGTTATCAAAAGTGAAACCATGGCGCTCTCCCCAATACTGTTACCAAACAACGAATACATTCGAAATGTACAGTTCTCAGTTTGTTTATAAGGCGCCCCCACTTCTTGTTATGAACAAACAGATCGACTTCGGCACCCGATTGTTTCGCATCCAGCTGCTACCAACATTATTACCACAGTTTAAAAACATTTAAGTCGCGAAACTCTCAGAGATTTTCTGCAGCTACGACACCGCAGCGATGCCAACAGTGATGCCAACCGATTGGCCTGTAGTATAAAGAGAACATACTATGAGACGTTGTATACGTGCAAGGCTAGTTGTAGTTTATACCACAgggcacagtctaacataacagtcgcgacacttcgcctcgattttgttgccttcagcgccagcagcgctccaagcggccgATAGGTTGAACTGCGAGTTCGGTGCGAtcatgaaagcgaatagtgattgtttattttgatttatacaatggtttttaccatcgggagtgTTTGtaacgcaataaattgcagcagcaacaGGCAGAAGACACCACAGccgtcttttttaggtttcctaaggatcctgagaggtatataatgttgtggactggcaagacagtaacccaaaggcacgcgcttaaactcacgcatgctggcgtgaggtctgaaacaggatacgtaatgaatgctataaagaaaagtacgtagctgctggaatacttaactttaatccacaattggtgaacaatggtcttgttactgtacatgcttcatgacatacatagcaaaggataaatggcgccttgctaggtcgtagcaattgacttagctgaaggctatgctaactatcgtcttggcaatcGAGAGCGTAATTCTCAGAGAACCTTTCCTaccaacgtcggctgtacaaccggggcgagtgccaggacgtctctctagaccttccgtgtggtggcgctcggtctgcaattactgacagtggcgacacgcgggtccgacgtatactaatggaccgcggccgatttaaaggctaccacctagcaagtgtggtgtctggcggtgacacgacatataccatcatgttactaaactgtatcgtcaggattcacttgcaaatgtatgtgtataaatgatgaatgtttcgttttaggagcaaaaaaatggctagttaatagcagacgagaagaccttatgaagaaagacccggtttacctgtataataatattaggttttgttcgctacatttcgaacaaaaccagttcatgaacgcagacaataacaaactcgtgtggagtgcagtacccacactgtttgacattccaaataagccacctcaactgacgatgaagaggaaactgccacaaagattcgacagtcaatctaaagctgtaaaacagtcctatgacacagaagcagccagttcaactctccatgtattagtgccagattcgtgagaatcgtcaacacagacctgctttgacgatgaagtggttagattaagtgcagctgttcgtgtcttacaaaagcgtttgaagtgtcagaatgtgcagatcgctagacttcgagcgaaactattatgggacaaggaaagtgcctacagacagattgtttgaaaattagtcaaatatttggtttttcgtgaaatgtaatgtaatcagctcattataatgttttcagcatatttctcccactatttgtcagttgcttgtcccacttagaataatataaagatgaaggtcgtacttgtggcaacagatgACAATGACAaaaacagtaggcctacagaacgataaacgagctgtccatcgcttttgcatgtagaggtacatgtctatgcttcttacatgtgaatctgtgtgtttacattcttttgatatcaacgtgataagctgcaattctgtccaatgtcacaagtgtttcttcacgaatgtgttgtagcttgccactctattcatggtttttgtccatacttgcgcttattttaggatcatttttagaaacatatatgtcttctgatactacacaaactcttggaggcaagaaactaactcgaataatccggaaattacgtagaaaatggatgcaaacaaacattatgcttacgtcgtctgacgttcaccttacctgccgcttggagcgctagtgtagctccatctgtcaaacggcaacaacttttacagcagtgagtgtcgcgactgttatgttagactgtggtttatACGTTGTTCTGTGGTTTATACGACGATACCGGCTTGCGCCACTCGTTGGGTGAAACCAATTGCACGCAATTGGTTtcgtattgtacaaataactttaatcattactgtttctttgtacatgtgcagtgtaccattcgatgttgaataaagctgctattattattattattattctatagaCACGAGGCCACAagtgtacacttcagtttcgtcgttatGTGAGTGCTGTAGTAGTGTgtcaaatgaaagttttggcacctGTGCGAGCTGTTGCGGAGTTAATAGGTTCGTTCGAGATACAGCTGCAGGCATGCGTATGCGTTCGACGTAGGCATTTTCAAAGTTCCCATGGTTTGTGATTGGATGGAAGCTGTTCGGGTTGCTGCTAATAGACGGTTGCAACTAGTTGCGACGGATCAGAGGAAATACTTCTGACTGGTTCCAAGGGCTTTAATAAGCTTGCTCCAAAGAAATCAGCGCGTGCATGTGCAGAGCTTTTTGTGTTCAGTCTCGTAGCATTCTCGTTGAAGAAAATAAGTCCTTAGTTCTGCTAGCCTCTGAAAGAAACTGTATACCACAGACTTATGAAAATTAAATACATCCTGGTGTAATTGCTTCCCTTGAgagatttttctgtaaaaatctgtTGCGTATAAAAGCCTATGGTGTCTCACTATCCTTTGTTAACGTCACTTTCAAATTgaataaattttctctcttccatACAAGGATCCAAGAACTGGGGGTCACACACTATACTCATTGCTGTAAACCCTTCAGAAAGTCCGCGCCAAGCACACGGATACGATCACGTCTTGAACGGATTTTGACAGTACGATTATGCCTCTGCTACCTGTGAACTGTATGTATTACTCTGCACTGACATTTTGTAATTATACGAGTAAATCGACATTAACCGGAGATGGGGTGTTAAACAAAATT
This genomic interval from Schistocerca serialis cubense isolate TAMUIC-IGC-003099 chromosome 8, iqSchSeri2.2, whole genome shotgun sequence contains the following:
- the LOC126416241 gene encoding uncharacterized protein LOC126416241: MQVRCIVLRTKIEILHSVLCSGVWTLPMHEKRRKSYLWGFFTVQKSDGANKFAQCGICDRTLRFTTSVTNLRKHLERKHPTSLSLCRQRTTAASSAISRAVSDDIDHGVNGQDDQQSVYSSTHIVHYQSHEPIEHSSKVETSKDTASESETSTSMFEITDDRTMPSVSASSAVLSSVGTKRKWREFKNDRHLSGPREQFSSPLKENDEFDLFGMSIAAKMRKMSRTNDIQCIIAEKLISEVVYHGQLKSLTFDTVIKVSEKDIN